Proteins found in one Sporosarcina jeotgali genomic segment:
- a CDS encoding GNAT family N-acetyltransferase gives MDINLGIAHIDDFKDINLIVKEGHDEHSDALPHIFSKVDPVMPESYFKELMEDPNIDILVAKIGADVVGYAVMELHESPSFKSMTRRIFAYMNDFGVKNSYQRKGIGSALFEACVEWSQNRGASSLDLTVWEFNKKAITFYESCAMEKLSSKMALRL, from the coding sequence ATGGATATTAATCTAGGGATTGCCCATATTGATGACTTTAAAGACATTAATTTGATTGTAAAAGAAGGACATGATGAACATTCAGATGCATTACCACATATCTTTTCTAAGGTGGATCCCGTGATGCCTGAAAGTTACTTTAAAGAATTAATGGAAGATCCGAATATCGATATTTTAGTTGCAAAAATAGGCGCAGATGTAGTTGGGTATGCGGTAATGGAACTACACGAATCACCATCATTTAAGTCTATGACACGAAGAATTTTTGCCTATATGAATGATTTCGGTGTAAAAAATAGTTATCAAAGGAAAGGTATTGGCAGTGCGTTATTTGAAGCTTGCGTAGAATGGTCTCAAAACAGAGGAGCCTCCTCATTAGATTTAACTGTGTGGGAATTTAACAAGAAAGCTATTACTTTTTATGAAAGCTGTGCAATGGAAAAACTCAGCAGCAAGATGGCCTTACGATTATAG
- a CDS encoding YesK family protein, translated as MDILIPIGLGFLVNLFVFLISKSVKKSNEKSLLNCSIAFGITLLSSFVIGAWTGMGIAVISSGMLLFVLITRIFISFVSRKDNILE; from the coding sequence ATGGATATACTAATACCAATTGGATTAGGTTTTTTAGTGAATTTATTTGTTTTCCTTATATCTAAAAGTGTAAAGAAAAGCAACGAAAAGTCATTACTCAATTGTTCAATTGCTTTTGGGATAACCCTTCTGAGCTCATTTGTTATTGGTGCCTGGACAGGAATGGGGATAGCTGTAATTAGTTCCGGTATGCTGTTATTCGTACTTATTACGAGGATCTTTATATCTTTTGTGTCTCGCAAAGATAACATTTTAGAGTAG